CGACCTGGGTGATGCGCCGCAGCGTGCTCATCAGGCCTCTCTGACCGTGAATTTCAGATCGCCCAGGCCGGCTTCGGCGCCGCGGCGGATGAACCCCACATCGGCCGGGTCGCGCCCGAACAACTCGCGGGCCGCGTAGGCGTCCACGGCCACGGGGTCGGTGCCCACGATGATGCGCTGCGCGCGCTCGGGCGACTCATCCACGTCGGAACGCCTGGGGCTGTTCGGCCCGTTGCGGAACATCACGCGGGTGGCGTCGAGGATCGTGAGGTCCACCTTCACCACGCGGTGGAGGTCGGCGATCTTCTCGTGAATCTGCTGGTGGAGCTGGCCGCGTTCGCCGCCCACCATGCCGAAGGCGTTCTTCATGCCCAGCGTGAGGCCCGAGGTGCTGTGGGTCTTTGCCGCAGGCAGGTTGATCAGCACATCCACCTGGTCCTGGAACAGCACGAGTTCGTAGAAGGGCCACGCCTTCAGGGCGAAGGCATCGGGGATCGGCACCTCGTGGAAGCGGCTCTCGTCCACATAATGCACCGTGCCGCCGGCCTGCCGGACAGCGTCGGCGATGCCGCTGGTGCGGTAGGGGCCGGAGGGGTCGCGGGACATGGTGCGATCGAAGACGATGACGCGCGCGTCCGGGCTGGCCTCGCGGCACAGCCGCACCACGGCGGCCACGGTGGCGGGGTTGGCATTGGCGCCTGTCTCGGGAGGGAGATCCCAGGCCATGTTCGGTTTGATCACCACGGTCTGCCTGCCGGTGACGAGGGCTTTCAGGCCGCCGGCAGCCTCGAGGGCGCGGCGGACGTTCTCCGCCGGCATCGGGCCTTTGGCCACGATGACCTTGCCCGGCCCGAGGCGGAGTTGGTGGGGAGCGGGCGCCTTGAGCAGGCGGTTCACGCGGCGCGAGCGCCGCCAGAGCCC
This genomic stretch from Planctomycetota bacterium harbors:
- a CDS encoding DUF362 domain-containing protein translates to MKAEMTRRGFVVGTASVAGATFGLGLWRRSRRVNRLLKAPAPHQLRLGPGKVIVAKGPMPAENVRRALEAAGGLKALVTGRQTVVIKPNMAWDLPPETGANANPATVAAVVRLCREASPDARVIVFDRTMSRDPSGPYRTSGIADAVRQAGGTVHYVDESRFHEVPIPDAFALKAWPFYELVLFQDQVDVLINLPAAKTHSTSGLTLGMKNAFGMVGGERGQLHQQIHEKIADLHRVVKVDLTILDATRVMFRNGPNSPRRSDVDESPERAQRIIVGTDPVAVDAYAARELFGRDPADVGFIRRGAEAGLGDLKFTVREA